The Pyrus communis chromosome 9, drPyrComm1.1, whole genome shotgun sequence genome has a segment encoding these proteins:
- the LOC137745441 gene encoding putative pentatricopeptide repeat-containing protein At3g01580 has translation MDIPVNLSLQTPPPTPEQLQIQNPKPEDWNLIIKHHARLKNDSAILSTYTQMESLGVAPDSASLPLVLKACARLGAVERGKGIHSSIRNTGLMKDVRIGTALVDFYFKGGFVDDAVDVFDEMKERDLVLWNALIHGYVGCCCYREAVLLFLQMQNEGLRPNSRSVVALLLAYREVSELRSGKEIHGFGLRNGLLDLDAHVGTALIGFYLRFDIKMSRLTFDSMVVRNIVSWNAIITGYVNVGEHLMALKLFLQMLADGVKFDSTTLLVVIQACAGIGSIELGRQIHQMAIKNSYSGDLFTVNALLNMYTECGCFELSRELFEAIPNRDVALWNSMISAYVEYGFYEQALSLFSRMRIEGIKEDERTIVVMLSVCENLVDGLRKGKSLHALARKSGMKIDVSLGNRLLNMYAELNCVEFVQKVFAEMKDSDVISWNTLIRALACNGLQDEAWKMFAVMRDSETKPNSHTIISILAICEDGTCVNTVQAIHGFVIKHGIEVDLPLNTALTDMYMNCGEEATARTLFEGCSSRDVIAWNSLIASYIRNNEIDKAQLLFSRMVVEVKPNSVTIINILSSCTQLASLPLGQCLHAYATRRQLSFGFDLPLANAFTSMYARSGSMQNAENIFRILPTRDIISWNALITGYSMHGQGYDAIRAFSRVIQDGFRPNGATFVAVLSACRHSGLIEIGLQLFHIMVHDFKISPELVHYGCVVDLLGRAGRLNEAKEFIESMPIEPDASVWRALLNACRIHSATELVGTVFEKLVELEPMNAGNYVLVSNIYAAAGLWLEVRQTRTMLREKGLKQPPGISWIVVKSQVHCFVASDTSHLQSDEIYLILNSLSVLIKESGYIPDLQWVFRDEEG, from the coding sequence ATGGATATACCTGTCAACCTAAGCCTGCAAACACCACCTCCCACACCCGAACAGctccaaatccaaaacccaaaaccagaAGACTGGAACTTGATCATAAAGCACCACGCCAGGCTAAAAAATGACAGTGCAATCCTCTCAACATATACCCAGATGGAATCTCTTGGAGTGGCACCGGATAGCGCCTCTCTGCCTCTGGTTCTCAAGGCATGTGCGAGGCTGGGCGCCGTTGAGAGAGGCAAGGGAATACATTCGAGCATTCGGAACACGGGTCTGATGAAAGATGTTAGAATTGGGACTGCCCTTGTCGATTTTTACTTCAAAGGCGGGTTTGTTGATGATGCAGTTGAcgtgtttgatgaaatgaagGAGAGAGATTTGGTTTTGTGGAATGCTTTGATACATGGGTATGTGGGGTGTTGTTGTTACCGGGAGGCTGTGTTGTTGTTTTTGCAGATGCAGAATGAGGGATTGAGACCGAATTCACGTAGTGTGGTTGCATTGCTTTTGGCGTATAGGGAGGTTTCGGAGTTGAGATCAGGAAAGGAGATACATGGGTTTGGTTTGAGGAATGGACTCCTTGATCTGGATGCTCATGTGGGTACTGCATTGATTGGGTTTTATCTGAGATTCGACATCAAAATGTCGCGCCTAACGTTTGATTCGATGGTTGTGAGGAACATTGTTAGTTGGAATGCAATAATTACCGGTTATGTTAATGTTGGGGAGCACCTGATGGCCTTGAAGCTTTTTTTGCAGATGCTTGCGGATGGTGTTAAGTTCGACTCTACTACACTGCTGGTTGTTATTCAAGCCTGTGCAGGAATTGGATCTATTGAACTGGGCAGACAAATTCATCAAATGGCTATCAAGAATAGTTACAGTGGTGATCTGTTCACAGTAAATGCATTGCTCAATATGTATACCGAGTGTGGATGTTTTGAGTTGTCGCGTGAATTGTTTGAAGCTATCCCCAACCGCGATGTTGCTTTGTGGAACTCCATGATATCTGCATATGTTGAATATGGCTTTTATGAGCAAGCTTTGAGCTTGTTTTCTAGAATGCGAATAGAAGGAATCAAGGAGGACGAAAGAACTATTGTTGTAATGTTGTCGGTGTGTGAAAATTTAGTTGATGGCTTGAGGAAGGGTAAAAGTTTGCATGCTCTAGCGAGGAAGAGTGGGATGAAAATCGATGTTTCCCTGGGGAATAGATTGTTGAATATGTATGCTGAGCTGAACTGCGTTGAATTTGTTCAGAAGGTTTTTGCTGAGATGAAAGATTCAGACGTTATCTCATGGAATACTCTCATCCGGGCATTGGCCTGCAATGGATTACAAGACGAAGCATGGAAAATGTTTGCGGTGATGCGAGATTCTGAAACTAAGCCTAACTCGCACACAATAATCTCTATCCTCGCTATTTGTGAAGATGGAACTTGTGTAAATACAGTGCAAGCAATTCACGGTTTTGTGATAAAACATGGGATTGAAGTTGACCTCCCTTTAAACACTGCACTAACAGATATGTATATGAATTGCGGTGAAGAAGCAACAGCTAGAACTTTATTTGAGGGATGTTCCAGCAGAGACGTGATTGCATGGAATTCTTTGATTGCCAGTTACATCAGGAACAATGAAATTGACAAAGCTCAGTTACTCTTTAGCCGTATGGTTGTAGAAGTGAAACCCAACTCGGTGACGATCATAAATATTCTATCATCATGCACCCAACTTGCCTCTCTGCCTCTAGGTCAATGCTTGCATGCTTATGCAACTAGAAGGCAACTctcttttggttttgatttacCTCTTGCAAATGCTTTTACATCAATGTATGCAAGAAGCGGGAGTATGCAAAATGCTGAAAATATCTTTAGAATTTTACCGACGAGGGATATTATTTCATGGAATGCCTTGATTACTGGGTACAGCATGCACGGTCAAGGATATGATGCTATTCGCGCGTTCTCACGAGTGATACAAGATGGTTTCCGTCCAAATGGGGCAACTTTTGTAGCTGTTCTATCTGCTTGCAGGCATTCTGGTTTGATAGAGATAGGATTGCAGCTTTTTCACATTATGGTACATGATTTTAAGATATCACCTGAGCTTGTTCACTATGGTTGTGTTGTTGACCTTCTTGGTCGCGCAGGCCGATTAAATGAAGCTAAAGAGTTCATCGAATCAATGCCTATTGAACCGGATGCATCAGTGTGGAGAGCCTTGCTCAATGCTTGTCGGATTCATTCTGCCACTGAGTTAGTTGGAACTGTCTTTGAAAAACTTGTCGAATTAGAACCCATGAATGCGGGGAATTATGTTTTGGTATCTAATATATACGCTGCAGCAGGGCTGTGGTTAGAGGTCAGGCAGACAAGAACAATGCTCAGGGAAAAGGGTTTAAAACAGCCTCCGGGAATAAGTTGGATTGTTGTAAAAAGTCAGGTTCACTGTTTTGTTGCCTCAGACACATCACACCTTCAATCCGACGAAATTTATTTAATCTTAAACTCACTTTCAGTCCTAATCAAAGAAAGTGGATATATTCCTGATCTTCAATGGGTTTTCCGAGATGAAGAGGGTTAG
- the LOC137745442 gene encoding ras-related protein RABC2a gives MGSSGQSSSNCDLSFKILLIGDSAVGKSSLLVSFISNSVDDLAPTIGVDFKIKLLTVAGKKIKMTIWDTAGQERFRTLTSSYYRNTQGIILVYDVIRRDTFTNLSDVWAKEVELYSTNQDCVKMLVGNKVDRESERAVSREEGISLAKDLGCLFLECSAKTRENVEHCFEELALKIMEVPSLLEEGSTVAKRNILKQKRENQAPPSGSCCS, from the exons ATGGGTTCTTCAGGGCAGAGCAGCAGCAACTGCGATCTCTCGTTCAAGATCTTGCTGATCGGAGACTCCGCCGTCGGCAAAAGTAGTCTGCTTGTTAGCTTCATCTCCAACTCTGTTGACGATCTTGCCCCCACCATTG GTGTAGATTTTAAAATCAAGCTTCTCACTGTAGCTGGGAAGAAAATCAAGATGACAATTTGGGACACAG CTGGACAGGAGAGGTTCAGAACGTTAACGAGCTCTTACTACAGAAATACCCAAGGAATCATCCTCG TGTATGATGTGATCCGGAGAGACACCTTTACGAACTTATCGGATGTCTGGGCTAAAGAAGTGGAACTGTATTCGACTAACCAGGACTGTGTCAAGATGCTTGTTGGGAATAAAGTTGATAGA GAATCGGAAAGGGCTGTAAGTAGGGAAGAGGGGATCTCACTTGCAAAAGATCTTGGATGTTTGTTTCTTGAATGTAGCGCTAAAACTCGAGAAAATGTGGAGCACTGCTTCGAAGAGCTAGCATTGAAG ATAATGGAGGTTCCTAGTCTCTTGGAAGAAGGTTCAACAGTGGCAAAGAGAAATATTTTGAAGCAGAAACGGGAAAATCAAGCACCACCTAGCGGTAGTTGTTGCTCGTAA